In Nerophis lumbriciformis linkage group LG14, RoL_Nlum_v2.1, whole genome shotgun sequence, a single genomic region encodes these proteins:
- the enc3 gene encoding ectodermal-neural cortex 3, translated as MSVSSHENRKSRSSSGSMNIHLFHKTSHADSLLTQLNLLRKRKVFTDVVLKAGKQAFPCHRAVLASCSRYFEAMFSGGLRESRDAEVDFHDSLHPEVLELLLDYAYSARVIINEENAESLLEAGDMLQFHDIRDAAAEFLEKNLHQSNCLGMMLLSDAHQCQRLYELSWRMCLADFATLYKTEDFLNLPRDKVRELTLSEELEVEDESLVYEAVIDWVKADMERRHGELPELLRCVRLALLPETYLLNNVASEELVMCHKVGREIVEDAVRCKMRILQNDGIVTGFCARPRKVSQALLLLGGQTFMCDKVYVIDNKTKEITPKTDIPSPRKECSACAIGCKVYVTGGRGSENGASKDVWVYDTLHDEWSKAAPMLVARFGHGSAELDHTLYVVGGHTSLAGSFPASPSVSLKQVEQYDPQTNKWALVAPLREGVSNAAVVGAKNKLFAFGGTSANRDKYPKVQCFDPCQNRWTVPATCPQLWRYTAAAVVGSHVVVIGGDTEFSASSAYRFNSETYQWSKFGDVTAKRISCHAVASGNRLYVVGGYFGAQRCKTLDCYDPSSDSWDSVTSVPYSLIPTAFVSTWKYLSA; from the exons ATGTCCGTCAGCAGCCACGAAAACCGCAAGTCCCGCTCCAGCTCGGGCTCCATGAACATCCACCTCTTCCACAAGACGTCGCACGCCGACAGCCTCCTGACGCAGCTCAACCTGCTCCGCAAGCGCAAGGTCTTCACCGACGTGGTCCTGAAGGCCGGGAAGCAGGCCTTCCCGTGCCACCGCGCCGTCCTGGCCTCCTGCAGCCGCTACTTCGAGGCCATGTTCAGCGGCGGCCTGCGGGAGAGCCGCGACGCCGAGGTGGACTTCCACGACTCGCTGCACCCGGAGGTGCTGGAGCTGCTGCTGGACTACGCCTACTCGGCGCGGGTTATCATCAACGAGGAGAACGCAGAGTCCCTCTTAGAGGCGGGCGACATGCTCCAGTTTCACGACATCCGCGACGCTGCGGCGGAGTTCCTGGAGAAGAACCTGCACCAGTCCAACTGCCTGGGCATGATGCTGCTGTCGGACGCCCACCAGTGCCAGAGACTGTACGAGCTCTCGTGGCGGATGTGTCTCGCCGACTTCGCCACGCTCTACAAAACCGAGGACTTCCTCAACCTCCCCAGGGACAAAGTGCGGGAGCTGACGCTCAGCGAGGAGCTGGAGGTGGAGGACGAGAGCTTAGTGTACGAGGCCGTCATCGACTGGGTCAAGGCCGACATGGAGCGGCGGCACGGCGAGCTGCCGGAGCTGCTGCGCTGCGTCCGCCTGGCGCTGCTGCCGGAGACGTACCTGCTCAACAACGTGGCCTCGGAGGAGCTGGTCATGTGCCACAAGGTGGGCCGGGAGATCGTGGAGGACGCCGTGCGCTGCAAGATGCGGATCCTGCAGAACGACGGCATCGTGACGGGATTCTGCGCCCGGCCCAGGAAGGTCAGCCAGGCCCTGCTGCTGCTCGGCGGGCAGACCTTCATGTGCGACAAGGTCTACGTCATCGACAACAAGACCAAAGAGATCACGCCCAAAACCGACATCCCCAGCCCCAGGAAGGAGTGCAGCGCCTGCGCCATCGGCTGCAAG GTTTATGTCACAGGGGGGCGTGGCTCTGAGAACGGCGCCTCCAAAGACGTCTGGGTCTACGACACTCTGCACGACGAGTGGTCCAAAGCGGCGCCCATGTTGGTCGCCAGGTTCGGACACGGGTCGGCGGAGCTGGACCACACGCTTTACGTTGTGGGAGGACACACCTCTCTCGCGGGGTCCTTCCCCGCCTCCCCCTCCGTGTCGCTCAAACAGGTGGAGCAGTACGACCCTCAGACGAACAAATGGGCGCTGGTGGCGCCGCTCAGAGAAGGCGTGAGCAACGCCGCCGTGGTCGGCGCCAAAAACAAGCTGTTTGCCTTCGGAGGAACCAGCGCGAACAGGGACAAGTACCCCAAGGTGCAGTGCTTTGACCCCTGCCAGAACCGCTGGACCGTCCCGGCGACGTGTCCGCAGCTTTGGCGCTACACGGCGGCGGCGGTCGTCGGGAGCCACGTGGTCGTGATCGGCGGCGACACGGAATTCTCCGCCAGCTCCGCGTACCGCTTCAACAGCGAGACGTACCAGTGGTCCAAGTTCGGCGACGTGACGGCCAAACGGATCAGCTGCCACGCCGTGGCGTCGGGAAACAGACTGTACGTCGTCGGCGGCTACTTTGGGGCGCAGAGGTGCAAGACGCTGGACTGCTACGACCCGTCGTCGGACTCCTGGGACAGCGTGACCAGCGTTCCCTACTCGCTCATTCCCACGGCCTTCGTCAGCACATGGAAGTACCTGTCAGCCTAG